In Epilithonimonas zeae, a single window of DNA contains:
- a CDS encoding aminotransferase class IV codes for MSRFIESIKVEDQKIFLKELHQKRMNDTFSNFGKVCKIDIYSLFLNLEHDEDGLYKFRIEYDLENNFKTQIIPYAISELDDFELVIDNEIDYSFKSADRTQLQKLKDKSHADEVIIVKNNQITDTSYSNLLFLKDKTWFTPKSYLLNGVMRQNLLQSKEIKETEITLDNIKEFTHFQLINALNDFDDMFIYPIEKIINLPKEESDLEF; via the coding sequence ATGTCCCGATTTATTGAAAGCATCAAAGTTGAAGACCAGAAAATTTTCCTGAAAGAACTTCATCAGAAAAGAATGAACGACACTTTTTCGAATTTCGGGAAAGTATGTAAAATCGATATTTACAGTTTATTTCTCAATCTGGAGCACGACGAAGACGGACTTTACAAATTCCGAATCGAATATGATTTGGAGAATAATTTTAAGACGCAGATTATTCCTTATGCAATTTCTGAATTAGATGATTTTGAATTGGTTATTGATAATGAAATAGATTATAGCTTTAAGTCTGCTGACAGAACTCAATTGCAAAAACTAAAAGACAAAAGCCACGCTGACGAAGTTATTATTGTGAAAAATAATCAGATTACAGACACTTCATATTCCAATCTTTTGTTCCTGAAAGATAAAACTTGGTTCACGCCGAAAAGTTATCTTCTAAATGGTGTAATGAGACAGAACCTTTTGCAATCAAAAGAAATCAAGGAAACAGAAATCACTTTAGATAATATCAAAGAATTTACCCATTTTCAATTAATCAATGCGTTGAATGATTTTGATGATATGTTCATTTATCCGATTGAAAAAATTATTAATCTTCCGAAAGAGGAATCGGATTTGGAGTTTTAA